In Streptomyces camelliae, the sequence TCCACGACCGCCGCGAAGAAGTCCCGTTTGGTCGGGAAGTAGTGGTACAGCAGCCCGCGGGAGACCCCGGCGATCTCGGCGACCTGCTCGATCCACACCTCGTCGTAGGGGCTCTCCGAGAACAGCTTCGCGCCGACCGACAGCAGCTGCTCACGGCGTTCCCCGGTGCTGAGCCGGCGCCGGGCTCGCTCCCCCTGGTTGGCGGACATGCCGTCACTTTACTTGACGTCGGTTCAACAACCGGATCAGACTGGAACCGGTTATTGAACTCACGTACAACACGTGCGCGGCAACGACTCGGCGGTTCGCTGGATCAAGGGAGATCGGCGTCATGGCGGATACGACGGACACCGGGGAAGCCGGTCTGCCAAGGGGTTTCCGGGGTGCCGAGCTGGGCTGGCCGGAGCTGGACCGCATCCCGCATCCGCCGCGCCGGGTGCCGCTGCTCGGCGACGTCCTCGGCGTGAACCGGCGCACGCCCGTGCAGGACTCCATGCGCTTCGCGCGCGAGCTGGGCCCGATCTTCCGGCGGCGGGCCTTCGGCAAGGAGTTCGTGTTCGTGTGGGGAGCCCGGCTCGCCGCCGACATCGCCGACGAGTCCCGGTTCGCCAAGCACGTCGGGCTTGGCGTGGCCAATCTGCGGCCCGTAGCCGGGGACGGGCTGTTCACCGCCTACAACCACGAGCCCAACTGGCAGCTGGCCCACGACGTCCTCGCACCCGGCTTCAGCCGGGAGGCCATGGCGGGCTACCACGGGATGATGCTGGCGGTCGCCGACCGGCTGACCGCGCACTGGGACCGGGAGGCGGCCGCCGGGCGCACGGTGGACGTGCCCGGGGACATGACCAAGCTGACCCTGGAGACGATCGCGCGCACCGGGTTCGGGCACGACTTCGGCTCCTTCGAGCGGGACCGGCCGCACCCCTTCGTCACCGCGATGGTCGGCACCCTCACCTATGCCCAGCGCCTGAACAGCGTGCCCGCGCCGGTCGCCCCGCTGCTGCTGCGCGCCGCCGCCCGGCACAACGCGGCCGACATGGCCCACCTCAACCGCACGGTCGACGATCTGGTCGCGGCCCGGCGCCGGTCCGGGCGGGGTGACGGCGACCTGCTGGACCGCATGCTGGAAACGGCCCACCCGGAGACCGGCGAGCGGCTGTCGGCGGAGAACGTCCGCAAGCAGGTGATCACGTTCCTGGTGGCGGGTCACGAGACCACCTCGGGCGCGCTCTCCTTCGCCCTGTACTACCTCGCCCGGCACCCGGAGATCGCCGCCCGTGCCCGTGCCGAGGTCGACCGCGTCTGGGGCGACACCGCACACCCCGCCTACGACCAGGTCGCCAAGCTGCGTTACGTCCGCCGGGTCCTGGACGAATCGCTGCGCCTGTGGCCGACCGCGCCCGCCTTCGCCCGCGAGGCCACGCAGGACACCGTGCTCGCCGGCGAACACCCGATGCGCCGGGGCGCCTGGGCCCTCGTCCTGACCCCGATGCTGCACCGCGACCCGGAGGTGTGGGGCGAGGACCCCGAGCGCTTCGACCCGGACCGCTTCGACGCGGGCGCCGTACGAGCCCGCCCCCCGCACACGTTCAAGCCCTTCGGCACCGGCGCCCGCGCCTGCATCGGCCGCCAGTTCGCCCTGCACGAGGCGACCCTGGTCCTCGGCCTGCTGCTCCGCCGCTACGACCTGAGGGCCGACCCCGCTTACCGATTGAGGGTCACTGAGCGGCTGACGGTGATGCCGGAGGGATTGAGGCTGGGTCTGGATCAGCGCCCCGAAGGGGCGCGCGGCTGTGCTGAATCTGCGGCTGCCGCCACGCGGGCGCGCGACACCACAACGGCGCCGCAGCCGGATGCCTCACCCGCTGGTTGCCCAGTGCACCGGACAGGTGACTGACCCCGGCAACCGAGTACCGGCACTGCCCCGCGCAGCATTCACCTGCGGCTGGGTGAGAAAGAACGCACCGGTGAGGTCCGCGTCGGTCAAGTCCGCGTCCCGCAGATCCGCGCCGATCATGTCCGTATCGCGCAGATCCGCACCGGTGAGGTCCGCGGCGATGAGATACGCGCCCCGCAGACTCGCCCCGCGCAGGTCGGCGCCGCGGAGCCGGGCCCCGATGAGGTCCGCGCCCCGCCGGTCCTTCCTCTTGCCCTTCTTGCCGCCCGCGCGGGCCAGTTCGCTGGTGCGCAGCAGGAGCACATTGACCCGCTGCCGGTGCGCGGCCACGTCCAGCGCGGCCAGCTCCTCGGGGGTCTGCCGGGTCAGCCGTTCGGTCTCCTCCAGGGCCTTGCGCAGGTCGGCGTGGACGGGCCGGGCGGCGGGCAGGCCGAGCGCCTCGGTCAGGTACCAGAGCAGCTCGTGCAGCTGCCGTACGACCGGGAAGGTGTCGAACATCCGGCGGGTGTGTTCCGCGGAGCCGGTACGCCAGTCCTGCCCGGCGAAGGTGACCTGCGAGACCTTCTGGCCGGCGCCGAAACAGTCGTAGACCGTGCAGCCGGTGAATCCCTTCGTCCGCAGCTCGGCGTGGATGCCGCAGCGGTGGTCGCCCTGGAGGTTCGGGCACGGCGTGCCCGCGGGCTTGTTCAGGGCGAAGTCGGCGGACTTGGCGAAGGGCAGGGCGACACAGCACAGCCCGAAGCACTGGGCGCAGTCACCGCGCAGATCGGCGAGGTCGGCTATCAGTTCCGGCATGGCAGCAAGCCTACTGACCTGCGGGAGCGCTCTTTCCCCCGCCGTGCAGCGCGCGGTCGCGGACCAGTGCGATGGCGCTCGTGGTCAGATCCGGGTCGTGGATCATGATGTAGTGACCGCTGCCGGTGGCGATGAG encodes:
- a CDS encoding cytochrome P450, whose amino-acid sequence is MADTTDTGEAGLPRGFRGAELGWPELDRIPHPPRRVPLLGDVLGVNRRTPVQDSMRFARELGPIFRRRAFGKEFVFVWGARLAADIADESRFAKHVGLGVANLRPVAGDGLFTAYNHEPNWQLAHDVLAPGFSREAMAGYHGMMLAVADRLTAHWDREAAAGRTVDVPGDMTKLTLETIARTGFGHDFGSFERDRPHPFVTAMVGTLTYAQRLNSVPAPVAPLLLRAAARHNAADMAHLNRTVDDLVAARRRSGRGDGDLLDRMLETAHPETGERLSAENVRKQVITFLVAGHETTSGALSFALYYLARHPEIAARARAEVDRVWGDTAHPAYDQVAKLRYVRRVLDESLRLWPTAPAFAREATQDTVLAGEHPMRRGAWALVLTPMLHRDPEVWGEDPERFDPDRFDAGAVRARPPHTFKPFGTGARACIGRQFALHEATLVLGLLLRRYDLRADPAYRLRVTERLTVMPEGLRLGLDQRPEGARGCAESAAAATRARDTTTAPQPDASPAGCPVHRTGD
- a CDS encoding pentapeptide repeat-containing protein, encoding MPELIADLADLRGDCAQCFGLCCVALPFAKSADFALNKPAGTPCPNLQGDHRCGIHAELRTKGFTGCTVYDCFGAGQKVSQVTFAGQDWRTGSAEHTRRMFDTFPVVRQLHELLWYLTEALGLPAARPVHADLRKALEETERLTRQTPEELAALDVAAHRQRVNVLLLRTSELARAGGKKGKRKDRRGADLIGARLRGADLRGASLRGAYLIAADLTGADLRDTDMIGADLRDADLTDADLTGAFFLTQPQVNAARGSAGTRLPGSVTCPVHWATSG